From the genome of Solidesulfovibrio carbinolicus, one region includes:
- a CDS encoding prepilin-type N-terminal cleavage/methylation domain-containing protein — protein MAEQHDRKREQRGFTLIEIIAVLVILGILAVVAVPKYFDMQAQARASAANGLVAAAQSQLSLEYGLKKLGNTTAFGTTAGVCGNVTTSSITSENVNIACAGDLTGTVTITANVGGGASATGTWKNPEAAGGTGGTGGTGGTGGTGGTGGTGGTGGTGGTGGTGGTGGTGDTGGGS, from the coding sequence ATGGCAGAACAGCACGACCGCAAGCGCGAACAGCGCGGTTTCACCCTCATCGAAATCATCGCCGTCCTGGTCATCCTCGGCATCCTGGCCGTGGTCGCCGTGCCGAAGTATTTTGACATGCAGGCTCAGGCCCGGGCCAGCGCGGCCAATGGTCTCGTGGCTGCGGCGCAGTCGCAGCTTTCCCTTGAGTATGGATTGAAGAAGCTTGGAAACACGACAGCGTTTGGTACTACGGCTGGGGTGTGCGGCAATGTTACTACTTCAAGCATTACTTCTGAGAATGTTAACATTGCTTGTGCTGGTGATTTGACTGGTACGGTAACTATTACCGCAAATGTTGGCGGCGGTGCTAGTGCTACAGGAACATGGAAAAATCCTGAAGCTGCTGGTGGTACTGGCGGTACTGGCGGTACTGGCGGTACTGGCGGTACTGGCGGTACTGGCGGTACTGGCGGTACTGGCGGTACTGGCGGTACTGGCGGTACTGGCGGTACTGGCGGTACTGGTGATACTGGTGGTGGTTCCTAA
- a CDS encoding sigma-54 interaction domain-containing protein: protein MRRRIDVSLAVLVPLILGGVAVLAVLSADSLAARFSRFSTLEPAVAMALAAGVSVGCVSAAFVFAALRPIRRLLRTTAPALPLAAGPAKTAGLDDFGRLGVVADQMAEVLGALDARALFPNMVGESRAMRAVFAQVLKVAASDASVLLLGESGTGKDLAARSIHDKSPRSAGAFVAVNCAAIPQGLLESELFGHEKGAFTGAVTRRVGRFEQAAGGTLFLDEIGDMPLEIQAKILRVLETRQFERVGGITTLRADVRVIAATHRDLGEMIRRGAFREDLFHRLNVFPVHLPPLRERREDIALLAGRFLETLQPGATLSLAAMQRLLAHDWPGNVRELRNTLERAALLAGDAAVLEPRHLPGLAETGPGEAVQAGADDLDSRLAAYERSLIEAALARTGGVQARAATLLGIKERSLWHRVKKLGIAPGLFRPAGQQASNSDD, encoded by the coding sequence ATGCGGCGACGGATCGACGTGAGCCTGGCGGTGCTTGTGCCGCTGATTCTGGGGGGCGTGGCCGTGCTGGCGGTGCTGAGCGCCGATTCCCTGGCTGCGCGGTTTTCCCGGTTTTCGACTTTGGAGCCAGCCGTGGCCATGGCCCTGGCGGCCGGAGTGTCGGTGGGGTGTGTTTCGGCGGCGTTCGTGTTCGCGGCCCTGCGCCCCATCCGTCGTCTCCTGCGCACCACGGCCCCGGCCCTGCCGCTGGCGGCCGGTCCGGCAAAGACCGCCGGTCTGGATGATTTCGGCCGGCTGGGCGTGGTGGCCGACCAGATGGCCGAAGTGCTCGGGGCCCTGGACGCCCGGGCGCTTTTCCCCAATATGGTCGGCGAGAGCCGGGCCATGCGGGCGGTGTTTGCCCAGGTGCTCAAGGTCGCGGCCTCGGACGCCTCGGTGCTGTTGCTTGGCGAGTCCGGCACGGGCAAGGATTTGGCGGCGCGAAGCATTCATGACAAAAGCCCCCGGTCGGCTGGGGCCTTTGTGGCCGTCAATTGCGCGGCCATTCCCCAGGGCCTGCTGGAGAGCGAGCTTTTTGGCCACGAGAAGGGCGCTTTCACCGGCGCGGTCACCCGGCGGGTCGGACGGTTCGAACAGGCGGCCGGCGGGACGCTGTTTCTCGATGAAATCGGCGACATGCCCCTGGAGATACAGGCGAAGATTCTCCGCGTCCTGGAAACGCGCCAGTTCGAGCGGGTTGGCGGGATAACGACGCTGCGGGCCGATGTGCGGGTGATCGCCGCCACCCACCGCGACCTTGGCGAGATGATCCGGCGGGGAGCGTTTCGCGAGGATTTGTTTCATCGCCTCAATGTCTTTCCCGTGCATTTGCCGCCGTTGCGGGAGCGCCGCGAGGACATCGCCTTGCTGGCCGGGCGGTTCCTGGAAACCCTGCAGCCCGGCGCGACGCTTTCCTTGGCCGCCATGCAGCGCCTTTTGGCCCACGACTGGCCGGGCAACGTCCGGGAGTTGCGCAACACCCTGGAGCGGGCGGCGCTGTTGGCCGGAGACGCGGCGGTCTTGGAGCCGCGCCATCTGCCGGGGCTGGCCGAGACCGGCCCCGGCGAGGCCGTCCAGGCCGGGGCGGACGATCTGGACAGTCGGTTGGCCGCCTATGAGCGATCCCTTATCGAGGCGGCCCTGGCCCGCACGGGCGGGGTGCAGGCCCGGGCGGCGACGCTTTTGGGCATCAAGGAGCGCAGCCTGTGGCATCGGGTCAAAAAGCTCGGCATCGCCCCGGGGCTGTTCCGGCCGGCAGGGCAGCAGGCATCAAATTCTGATGATTGA
- a CDS encoding type II secretion system F family protein, with translation MPQFAYEAINEAGNPVKGVLEAETADAVRTRLLGMGYIPVAVRKGVAAAATGGFGESLEDALTSISAQEMILFTKQLRTMLGAGLSMLEILRVLEQQSENPKLRRVCSRMSDMVKKGSSISAAMAAQKGVFNELYISMVRAGEAAGALPAVLERLTYIISHEHQVRTDIKSALQYPITVVVALFGAFFFLLKFVVPTFAGIFASAKIELPWPTRMALLLHELIDKYWYLTFGLMAAVIIGFYLWFRTENGKVARDAFFLHIPIVGMLLRKAAMSRFAAIFSILQASGVPVLTTIDILVGTIGNAAIAKEFRRIQEMIKSGQGLAGPLSRAKYFTPMVVTMVAVGEESGNLDEMLSAISEHYDAEVAFAVKRLSDAIGPILIVGLAGVVGFFAMAIFLPMWDMSQVAFKR, from the coding sequence GTGCCGCAATTCGCCTACGAAGCCATCAACGAGGCCGGCAATCCGGTCAAGGGCGTTCTTGAGGCCGAGACCGCCGACGCGGTGCGTACCCGGCTTCTGGGCATGGGCTACATTCCCGTGGCCGTGCGCAAGGGCGTGGCGGCGGCGGCGACCGGCGGTTTCGGCGAATCCCTGGAAGACGCGCTGACGAGCATCAGCGCCCAGGAAATGATCCTTTTCACCAAGCAGCTGCGCACCATGCTCGGGGCCGGCCTGTCCATGCTCGAAATCCTGCGGGTCCTGGAGCAGCAGTCGGAAAACCCCAAGCTGCGCCGGGTGTGTTCCCGCATGTCGGACATGGTGAAAAAGGGGTCGTCGATCTCGGCGGCCATGGCCGCCCAGAAGGGCGTGTTCAACGAACTCTACATCAGCATGGTGCGGGCCGGCGAGGCGGCCGGCGCGCTGCCGGCGGTGCTGGAGCGGCTGACCTACATTATTTCCCACGAGCATCAGGTGCGCACGGACATCAAGTCCGCCCTGCAGTATCCCATTACCGTGGTCGTCGCCCTTTTCGGCGCGTTTTTCTTTCTGCTCAAATTCGTGGTGCCGACCTTTGCCGGCATTTTCGCCAGCGCCAAGATCGAGCTGCCCTGGCCCACCCGCATGGCGCTGTTGCTCCACGAGCTCATCGACAAATACTGGTACCTCACCTTCGGCCTCATGGCGGCCGTGATCATCGGCTTTTATCTGTGGTTTCGCACGGAAAACGGCAAGGTCGCCCGGGACGCCTTTTTCCTGCACATCCCCATTGTCGGGATGCTGTTGCGCAAGGCGGCCATGTCGCGGTTCGCCGCCATTTTCTCCATTCTCCAGGCCAGCGGCGTGCCGGTGCTGACCACCATCGACATCCTGGTCGGCACCATCGGCAACGCGGCCATCGCCAAGGAATTCCGCCGCATCCAGGAGATGATCAAATCCGGCCAGGGCTTGGCCGGGCCGTTGTCCCGGGCCAAGTATTTCACCCCCATGGTGGTGACCATGGTGGCCGTGGGCGAGGAGTCCGGCAATCTCGACGAAATGCTTTCGGCCATAAGCGAACACTACGACGCCGAGGTCGCCTTTGCCGTCAAGCGCCTGTCCGACGCCATCGGCCCCATCCTTATTGTCGGTCTGGCCGGCGTGGTCGGCTTTTTCGCCATGGCCATCTTCTTGCCCATGTGGGACATGTCGCAGGTCGCCTTCAAACGCTGA
- a CDS encoding GspE/PulE family protein: MEPRRRLRLGEMLVAAGLVTEDQLRQALAAGKRSGLRLGQQLVREGTVKEADIVDLISRQMGLAKYTPERYPVNSDLAELLPAEMALRSKLVPLSKVGNLIRVAMPDPLDITTIEDIEIYKNCEIEPVICTERELGYLTSAVYGMGLGSEGVLDSIESMRDGEETPSVAVSDEMQLSSLEDRAGEAPVVRFVNSLLSQAVREGASDVHISPERDQVQIRMRIDGKLKAVPSPPKPMILPIISRIKILGNLDIAVSRIPQDGRFSVAIDRKEINIRVSTLPTIYGENLVLRLLDMSGGGLFLHDLGLSADDLAKIKLVVDKPYGMFLSTGPTGSGKSTTLFALLREISRPDINIITLEDPVEYRMEGVRQVQLNRKAGMTFASALRSTLRQDPDVVLVGEIRDAETAAIATQAALTGHKVLSTVHTNDAAGAVMRLMDMGIEPFLVSSTLMVSIAQRLVRRVCPNCAEPYTPRPEVLRFWNLEDTAGSVFMRGRGCFMCGDSGFKGRLGLFEILVMDEEIQEMVARRATSREITRFAADSGRLKLLQDDARLKILEGKTTFEEASSAVLV, encoded by the coding sequence ATGGAGCCAAGAAGACGTTTGCGCCTGGGCGAGATGCTTGTCGCCGCCGGGCTTGTCACCGAGGACCAGTTGCGCCAGGCCCTGGCCGCCGGCAAACGCAGCGGCCTGCGTCTGGGGCAACAGCTCGTGCGCGAGGGCACGGTCAAGGAAGCCGATATCGTCGATCTCATCAGCCGCCAGATGGGGCTGGCCAAGTACACGCCCGAGCGCTACCCGGTCAACTCCGATCTGGCCGAACTCTTGCCGGCCGAGATGGCCCTGCGCTCCAAGCTCGTGCCCCTGTCCAAGGTGGGCAACCTCATCCGCGTGGCCATGCCCGATCCCTTGGACATCACCACCATCGAAGACATCGAGATCTATAAAAACTGCGAGATCGAGCCGGTGATCTGCACCGAGCGCGAACTGGGCTACCTGACCAGCGCCGTCTACGGCATGGGCCTTGGCAGCGAGGGCGTGCTCGACAGCATCGAGTCCATGCGCGACGGCGAGGAAACGCCCTCGGTCGCGGTCAGCGACGAGATGCAGCTCAGTTCCCTGGAGGACCGGGCCGGGGAAGCGCCGGTGGTGCGCTTTGTCAATTCGCTGCTGTCCCAGGCCGTGCGCGAAGGGGCCAGCGACGTGCACATCAGCCCCGAGCGCGACCAGGTGCAGATTCGCATGCGCATCGACGGCAAGCTCAAGGCCGTGCCCTCGCCGCCCAAGCCCATGATCCTGCCCATCATTTCGCGCATCAAAATCCTGGGCAACCTCGACATCGCCGTCAGCCGCATCCCCCAGGACGGCCGGTTCTCCGTGGCCATCGACCGCAAGGAGATCAACATCCGCGTCTCCACGCTGCCGACCATCTACGGCGAAAACCTCGTGCTGCGCCTGCTCGACATGAGCGGCGGCGGGCTTTTCCTGCACGACCTCGGGCTTTCCGCCGACGATCTGGCCAAGATCAAGCTGGTCGTGGACAAGCCCTACGGCATGTTCCTGTCCACCGGCCCCACCGGCTCGGGCAAGTCCACCACGCTTTTTGCCTTGCTTCGCGAAATAAGCCGGCCCGACATCAACATCATCACCCTGGAAGACCCGGTCGAATACCGCATGGAAGGCGTGCGCCAGGTGCAGCTCAACCGCAAGGCCGGCATGACCTTTGCCAGCGCCCTGCGCTCCACCCTGCGCCAGGACCCGGACGTGGTGCTTGTGGGCGAAATCCGCGACGCCGAGACGGCGGCCATCGCCACCCAGGCCGCGCTTACCGGCCACAAGGTGCTTTCCACCGTCCACACCAACGACGCCGCCGGCGCGGTCATGCGGCTCATGGACATGGGCATCGAGCCGTTTCTGGTCTCCTCCACCCTCATGGTGTCCATTGCCCAGCGCCTGGTGCGCCGGGTGTGCCCCAACTGCGCCGAACCCTACACGCCGCGGCCGGAAGTGCTGCGTTTCTGGAATCTTGAGGACACGGCCGGCTCGGTCTTCATGCGCGGCCGGGGCTGTTTCATGTGCGGCGACTCGGGCTTCAAGGGCCGGCTTGGGCTTTTCGAGATCCTGGTCATGGACGAGGAAATCCAGGAAATGGTGGCGCGCCGGGCCACCTCCCGGGAGATCACCCGGTTCGCGGCCGATTCGGGAAGACTGAAACTTTTGCAGGACGACGCGCGCCTGAAGATACTGGAAGGCAAGACCACCTTCGAGGAAGCCTCCTCGGCCGTGCTCGTCTAG
- a CDS encoding ExeA family protein → MSYYLAMGLTREPFSNSPDPDMLYRSRTHLECLQHMEIGVRLRRGLNVVLGAVGAGKTTLARELTRVLGADGDIEAYLLDDPACSSTTDLLLSILTLFGLDAASMWRDPMILKEVVKAELARRSGDKGRTVALIIDEGQKITPDCLELLRELLNFETATHKLLQIVIFAQSEFEETLAARPNLDDRVNYRYRLECLNRAETARMIETRLARCAPEGETPDVFTPAALRRIHRRTGGHPRKIVRLCHLSMLLAVGFGKARVSWWLVGRAEREAAGGRSLLSRLPRWPRAPRLAVAGAACAGLVLAFSLAAPGLSGLPGLPDLSRLAQDAVSRLDALLAAPTPSAAPSSPSAPQAQALYAPELAGVVSAEPQVPARPEKPASPAADVAAAPAVSAPLAPRAASVVHALPANPTAMEGLGASLALSAAALPAEPAAAETARIGRAVAAETAAPATAAVVKASAVAPAAPETLGQSVVRSGWAVTRQAARLYGNGGRAVMARLAKANPGVNFDRVRAGDTLVFPAIAAAPLEAGQCLVRVASVASLDEGFAYLGRHAGAETNLSMYCTFSPATGLRYDIVLGSLFADRASAEAALAELPRELASRAAIVPGYGPDAVAFTDLGPWPGLRGGPKMAGPAGGSQDTKQRMVVSEAARP, encoded by the coding sequence ATGAGCTACTATCTGGCGATGGGATTGACCCGGGAACCGTTTTCCAATTCCCCCGATCCCGACATGCTCTACCGGTCACGGACGCATCTGGAGTGCCTGCAGCACATGGAAATCGGCGTGCGGCTTCGCCGGGGGCTCAACGTGGTGCTGGGGGCCGTGGGCGCGGGCAAGACCACCCTGGCCCGGGAGCTGACCCGCGTCCTTGGAGCTGACGGCGACATCGAGGCCTATCTCCTGGACGATCCGGCTTGCTCATCCACCACCGACTTGCTGCTTTCGATCCTCACGCTTTTTGGCCTCGACGCTGCGTCCATGTGGCGCGATCCCATGATCCTCAAGGAAGTGGTCAAGGCCGAGCTGGCCCGGCGCAGCGGCGATAAGGGGCGCACCGTGGCCCTTATTATCGACGAAGGCCAAAAGATCACCCCCGATTGCCTGGAACTGTTGCGCGAGCTGCTCAACTTCGAGACGGCCACGCATAAGCTCCTGCAGATCGTCATCTTCGCCCAGTCCGAGTTCGAGGAGACCCTGGCCGCCCGGCCCAACCTCGACGACCGGGTCAATTACCGCTACCGCCTGGAATGTTTGAACCGCGCCGAGACGGCGCGCATGATCGAAACGCGTCTGGCTCGTTGCGCCCCCGAGGGGGAAACGCCCGACGTATTCACCCCGGCCGCCCTGCGCCGTATCCACCGCCGCACCGGCGGGCATCCGCGCAAGATCGTGCGGCTGTGCCATCTGTCCATGCTTTTAGCCGTGGGCTTCGGCAAGGCCCGGGTCAGCTGGTGGCTGGTGGGCCGGGCCGAGCGCGAGGCGGCCGGCGGCCGATCCCTGCTGTCCCGGCTGCCCCGATGGCCCCGAGCGCCCCGCCTGGCTGTCGCCGGCGCGGCCTGCGCCGGCCTGGTCCTGGCTTTTTCCCTGGCTGCTCCCGGCCTGTCGGGCTTGCCTGGCCTTCCCGACCTCTCTCGTCTGGCCCAGGATGCCGTAAGCCGCCTGGACGCCCTGCTGGCCGCGCCTACCCCGTCGGCCGCCCCGTCGTCGCCTTCGGCCCCTCAGGCCCAGGCGCTGTACGCGCCCGAACTGGCCGGCGTCGTTTCCGCCGAGCCTCAGGTTCCGGCCCGTCCCGAGAAGCCGGCCAGTCCGGCCGCCGACGTCGCGGCCGCGCCGGCCGTGAGCGCCCCCTTGGCCCCCCGGGCCGCTTCGGTGGTCCATGCGTTGCCGGCCAATCCCACGGCGATGGAAGGGCTTGGCGCGTCCCTGGCTTTGTCCGCCGCCGCCTTGCCGGCCGAGCCGGCCGCAGCCGAGACCGCACGCATCGGCCGCGCCGTGGCCGCGGAAACCGCCGCGCCGGCCACGGCCGCCGTGGTCAAGGCCAGCGCCGTCGCCCCGGCCGCGCCCGAGACCCTGGGCCAGTCCGTGGTGCGTTCGGGCTGGGCCGTCACCCGCCAGGCCGCCCGGCTTTACGGCAACGGCGGCCGGGCCGTCATGGCCAGGCTGGCCAAGGCCAATCCGGGGGTCAATTTCGACCGGGTGCGCGCCGGCGACACCCTGGTCTTTCCGGCCATTGCGGCCGCTCCCCTGGAAGCGGGGCAATGTCTGGTCAGGGTGGCCTCCGTGGCCAGCCTCGACGAGGGATTTGCCTATCTCGGCCGCCATGCCGGGGCCGAGACAAACCTCTCCATGTACTGCACCTTCTCCCCGGCGACCGGGCTGCGCTACGACATCGTGCTTGGCTCCCTGTTCGCCGACCGGGCCTCGGCCGAGGCCGCCCTGGCCGAATTGCCGCGCGAACTGGCTTCCCGGGCCGCCATCGTGCCCGGCTACGGCCCGGACGCCGTGGCCTTCACCGACCTTGGCCCCTGGCCGGGGTTGCGGGGCGGCCCCAAGATGGCCGGACCGGCCGGCGGCAGCCAGGACACCAAGCAGCGCATGGTCGTCTCCGAGGCCGCCCGGCCCTGA
- a CDS encoding secretin N-terminal domain-containing protein: MQAMGNKRRPGGFAATAAGMILILAVGCVKKPQKDTFIEHWETMANKSEGYSPVARPRKVEFSKATIKADKPEKEAPKPVKALPKQKVTLRMYDTDLVAVVRAMARAANQNVVLSSSIPGAAGGDKALRINVNVVDAPWDETFTSILTANGLAYAVEGDIIRVMTLADMEQQNKLKEASNKLLAEKTKAKELEPFVMARVEINFAELPKIYATLSAMCGGTAQAGLAGGQGQANQAKPGETVRDITPTSATSDAMNIQGQSGARNPGQLNCTVVPDQHSNSIIVQGPPNDAERLVALIEELDKPRPQVKLKAFIVQTDRETGRQLGVQWGGLLKNSNLRISPAQTGTSTTTLNAGNTGSNTSTTNNAINSNNTPTLSASSSGSVGNSTTGTTTTTVNADGSTSTTSTTTSTPASAADIATAAAASALLAATGVSSNASTSATNLAATASPTFPGGTSGQGFGLNFPALSSALTSASGLGAAGAGVNFLFGNIAGNVLEAQLTALAESNKVKILSSPTITTMENHSAYVENGTDVPYVSTSQNGTNVQFAKATLKLEMLPHVVDGSNLRMKIVVKDDQVDLNNTVQGNPFIYKRETQSNLVVEDGDTIVISGLTRDTVGNNEAGVPYLSDIPGLGWAFKTKASNIKREEIYIFVTPTILKEKPISPPPAVAMIRPSDAAETDKIGSLTQ; encoded by the coding sequence ATGCAAGCGATGGGCAACAAAAGACGGCCGGGCGGCTTCGCGGCGACGGCGGCGGGGATGATCCTGATCCTGGCCGTGGGCTGCGTCAAAAAGCCCCAGAAAGATACCTTCATCGAGCACTGGGAGACCATGGCCAACAAGTCCGAGGGCTATTCCCCGGTGGCCAGGCCGCGCAAGGTGGAGTTCTCCAAGGCGACCATCAAGGCTGACAAGCCCGAGAAGGAAGCGCCCAAGCCGGTCAAGGCCCTGCCCAAGCAGAAGGTGACGCTGCGCATGTACGACACCGATCTGGTGGCCGTGGTGCGGGCCATGGCCCGGGCGGCCAACCAGAACGTGGTGCTGTCCTCGTCCATCCCGGGCGCGGCCGGCGGCGACAAGGCGCTTCGCATCAACGTCAACGTGGTCGATGCCCCCTGGGACGAGACCTTCACGAGCATCCTTACGGCCAACGGCCTGGCCTATGCCGTGGAGGGCGACATCATCCGCGTCATGACCCTGGCCGACATGGAGCAGCAAAACAAGCTCAAGGAAGCGAGCAACAAGCTTTTGGCCGAAAAGACCAAGGCCAAGGAGCTGGAGCCCTTCGTCATGGCCCGGGTGGAGATCAACTTCGCCGAGCTGCCCAAGATCTACGCCACCCTGTCGGCCATGTGCGGCGGGACGGCCCAGGCCGGCCTGGCTGGCGGTCAGGGCCAGGCCAACCAGGCCAAGCCCGGCGAGACCGTTCGCGACATCACCCCCACCAGCGCCACCAGCGACGCCATGAACATCCAGGGGCAAAGCGGGGCGCGCAATCCCGGCCAGCTCAACTGCACGGTGGTGCCCGACCAGCACAGCAACTCCATCATCGTCCAAGGGCCGCCCAACGACGCCGAACGGCTGGTGGCGCTTATCGAGGAACTCGACAAGCCGCGTCCCCAGGTCAAGCTCAAGGCGTTTATCGTCCAGACCGACCGCGAGACCGGCCGTCAGCTCGGCGTGCAGTGGGGCGGGCTGCTCAAAAATTCCAATCTGCGCATCTCTCCGGCCCAGACCGGCACCTCGACCACGACGCTGAATGCCGGCAACACCGGATCCAATACGTCCACCACCAATAATGCCATAAACAGCAACAACACCCCGACGCTCAGCGCGAGCTCGTCCGGTTCCGTAGGCAACAGCACCACGGGCACAACCACCACGACGGTCAACGCGGACGGCTCGACGAGCACGACCTCGACGACCACGTCCACGCCGGCATCGGCTGCGGACATCGCCACCGCCGCCGCCGCCAGCGCTTTGCTGGCAGCCACCGGAGTGTCCTCCAACGCGTCCACTTCCGCCACCAACCTGGCCGCCACGGCCTCGCCGACTTTCCCGGGCGGCACTTCGGGCCAGGGCTTCGGCCTCAACTTCCCGGCCTTGTCCTCCGCCCTGACCAGCGCCTCGGGCCTGGGCGCGGCCGGCGCCGGCGTCAACTTCCTTTTTGGCAACATCGCCGGCAACGTGCTGGAAGCCCAGCTCACCGCCCTGGCCGAATCCAACAAGGTGAAGATCCTGTCCAGCCCGACCATCACCACCATGGAGAACCACTCCGCCTACGTGGAAAACGGCACGGACGTGCCCTACGTCTCCACCTCGCAAAACGGCACCAACGTGCAGTTCGCCAAAGCCACCCTCAAGCTCGAAATGCTGCCCCACGTGGTGGACGGCTCCAACCTGCGCATGAAGATCGTGGTCAAGGACGATCAGGTGGACCTCAACAACACCGTTCAGGGCAACCCGTTTATCTACAAGCGCGAAACCCAGTCCAACCTCGTGGTCGAGGACGGCGACACCATCGTCATCTCCGGCCTGACCCGCGACACCGTGGGCAACAACGAGGCCGGCGTGCCCTACCTCAGCGACATTCCGGGCCTGGGCTGGGCGTTTAAAACCAAGGCGTCGAACATCAAGCGCGAGGAGATCTATATCTTCGTGACGCCGACCATCCTCAAGGAAAAGCCCATATCCCCGCCGCCGGCCGTGGCCATGATTCGGCCGTCCGACGCCGCCGAGACGGATAAAATCGGCTCATTGACGCAGTAG
- a CDS encoding helix-turn-helix domain-containing protein translates to MHERKMEVKETYTVQEVARLLKCSDQTVRKLLKGHELRGAKVGRGWRICHDEVVRMTRLQG, encoded by the coding sequence ATGCACGAGCGCAAGATGGAAGTGAAGGAAACCTACACGGTCCAGGAAGTGGCCAGGTTGCTCAAATGCAGCGACCAGACGGTGCGTAAGCTCCTCAAGGGCCACGAGCTTCGCGGGGCCAAGGTGGGTCGGGGTTGGCGCATTTGTCACGATGAAGTGGTGCGCATGACGCGGCTTCAGGGCTAG
- a CDS encoding type IV pilus twitching motility protein PilT yields MAQLDAFFKMLKDTGASDLHLSSGCQPMLRLNGRLERIKYKVLENEELKTLLYEIAPQRLLAVFEETGDLDFAYAAPGLGRLRCNYFRQERGVAAAFRAIPETVPTLSDLGLPDILGELAMRPKGLVLVTGPTGSGKSTTLAAMLRHALEARRDHIITVEDPIEFLHASAGCLINQREVGRDTRSFAAALRGALREDPDIILVGEMRDLETIELALEAAETGHLVLSTLHTVSAAKTIDRVIDVFPGDRQAQIRSALSESLTAVISQTLLRRADAPGRVMAMELLLANTAVRNLIRENKIFQINSVLETAKAQGMRTLDDSLLELLAAGRIEPADALRNAVNKTRFEGLTSAPAASA; encoded by the coding sequence ATGGCCCAGCTCGACGCCTTTTTTAAGATGCTCAAGGATACCGGAGCCTCGGACCTGCACCTCTCCAGCGGCTGCCAGCCCATGCTGCGCCTTAATGGCCGTCTGGAACGCATCAAGTACAAGGTGCTCGAAAACGAGGAATTAAAGACCCTGCTCTATGAGATCGCCCCCCAGCGGCTGCTGGCCGTTTTCGAGGAAACCGGCGACCTCGACTTCGCCTACGCCGCCCCGGGGCTGGGGCGGCTTCGCTGCAACTATTTTCGCCAGGAGCGCGGCGTGGCCGCCGCCTTCCGGGCCATCCCGGAAACCGTGCCGACGCTTTCCGACCTCGGCCTGCCGGACATCCTGGGCGAGTTGGCCATGCGCCCCAAGGGGCTGGTCCTGGTCACCGGCCCCACCGGCTCGGGCAAGTCCACGACGCTCGCCGCCATGCTCCGCCACGCCCTTGAAGCCCGGCGCGACCACATCATCACCGTGGAAGACCCCATCGAATTCCTCCACGCCTCGGCCGGGTGCCTGATCAACCAGCGCGAGGTGGGCCGCGACACCCGCTCCTTTGCCGCCGCCCTGCGCGGGGCCCTGCGCGAGGACCCGGACATCATCCTGGTCGGCGAAATGCGCGACCTCGAAACCATCGAGCTGGCCCTGGAAGCGGCCGAGACCGGCCATCTGGTGCTGTCCACCCTGCACACCGTGTCGGCGGCCAAGACCATCGACCGGGTCATCGACGTCTTCCCCGGCGACCGGCAGGCGCAGATCCGCTCGGCCCTGTCGGAATCGCTCACCGCCGTCATCTCCCAAACGCTGCTGCGCCGGGCCGACGCCCCGGGCCGGGTCATGGCCATGGAGCTGCTTCTGGCCAACACCGCCGTGCGCAACCTCATCCGGGAAAACAAGATCTTCCAGATCAACTCCGTGCTGGAGACGGCCAAGGCCCAAGGGATGCGCACCCTGGACGACTCGCTGCTGGAGCTCTTGGCCGCCGGACGCATCGAACCTGCCGACGCCCTGCGTAACGCCGTCAACAAGACCCGGTTCGAAGGCCTCACGTCGGCCCCGGCCGCTTCGGCCTAG